In Lusitaniella coriacea LEGE 07157, a single window of DNA contains:
- a CDS encoding RNA-guided endonuclease InsQ/TnpB family protein: MIVLEFKSYPNQQQKMAIDEAIRTAQFVQNKCLRYWMNGREVGKKEIFRYNTSLRAEFPFVKDLNSHACQASVERTWSAILRFYANCKLKVAGKKGYPKFKKNARSVEYKVSGWKLSNERKHITFTDKKGIGRLKLKGGYDLHFYDIDQIKRVRIVRRADGYYVQFCVRIERTETIEPSGNAIGLDVGLKEFYTDSNGNAEPNPRFYRLGEERIRFHQRRVSRKKRTGHSEVSSDYARSKKKGSANRSKAINRLSRQHLKISRQRKDHAVKLARCVVQSNDLIAYEDLRVRNLAKNHCLAKSINDVGWYQFRAWLEYFSKVFGKVTVAVNPAYTSQNCSSCGTTVKKSLSTRTHVCQCGCTLDRDHNAAINILNRALSTVGHTGTNASGDLASIWIGENLSKQAGSMKEESPRL, encoded by the coding sequence GTGATAGTCCTAGAATTTAAGAGCTATCCCAACCAGCAACAGAAGATGGCTATTGATGAAGCCATCCGTACTGCGCAGTTTGTTCAAAACAAATGCTTACGTTATTGGATGAACGGTCGAGAGGTTGGGAAAAAAGAGATTTTTCGGTATAACACCAGCCTTAGAGCCGAATTTCCCTTTGTTAAAGACTTGAACTCCCATGCTTGCCAAGCTTCTGTAGAACGCACATGGTCTGCAATTTTGCGGTTTTATGCTAACTGCAAGCTGAAGGTGGCGGGGAAGAAGGGCTATCCGAAATTCAAGAAGAACGCACGTTCTGTCGAGTACAAAGTTAGTGGGTGGAAGCTATCTAACGAGCGCAAACACATCACTTTCACTGACAAAAAGGGAATCGGGCGATTGAAGTTGAAAGGGGGCTATGACCTTCACTTCTACGATATCGACCAGATTAAGCGCGTTCGCATTGTTCGCCGTGCCGATGGTTACTATGTTCAGTTCTGCGTCAGAATAGAGCGAACAGAAACTATTGAACCGAGCGGCAATGCCATCGGGTTAGATGTTGGATTGAAGGAGTTCTACACCGACTCCAACGGCAATGCAGAACCCAATCCTCGATTTTATCGCTTGGGTGAGGAGCGCATAAGGTTTCATCAACGTCGCGTTTCTCGCAAGAAGCGCACCGGACATTCTGAGGTTTCCTCAGACTATGCCCGGAGCAAGAAAAAAGGCTCTGCCAACCGCTCCAAAGCCATCAATCGACTCAGCAGACAGCACCTCAAGATAAGTAGGCAGCGTAAAGACCACGCCGTAAAGCTGGCGCGGTGCGTTGTTCAATCTAACGATCTGATAGCCTACGAAGACTTGAGAGTACGGAATTTGGCAAAAAATCACTGTCTCGCTAAGTCGATTAATGATGTGGGTTGGTATCAGTTCAGGGCGTGGCTGGAGTATTTCTCGAAAGTGTTCGGTAAGGTAACTGTTGCGGTTAATCCGGCGTACACTTCTCAGAACTGCTCTAGTTGTGGGACAACGGTCAAGAAGTCGCTCAGTACTCGGACTCATGTGTGCCAGTGTGGATGTACTTTAGACCGCGACCATAATGCAGCCATTAACATCTTGAACCGAGCCTTAAGTACGGTAGGGCATACCGGAACAAACGCTTCTGGAGATTTAGCCTCTATTTGGATTGGTGAAAACCTGTCCAAACAAGCTGGGTCGATGAAAGAAGAATCCCCTCGCCTTTAG
- a CDS encoding C40 family peptidase, which produces MLTPSPTEEYSLQTNLNLYESPNCENLVTQAATGRQLCLLSVRDSALEVCLCEDGYSGWLPRSSVSALQPATTAYQPQKYSRAEIEQKIPQIIAFTRAAMQCPNYYLWGGTVAPNYDCSGLMQAAFAASGIWLPRDSYQQAAFTQSIEIEELRPGDLIFFQQTARVSHVALYLGEGQYIHSSGKDIGRDGIGIDQLSEDSNEVSRAYYQQLWGAGRVMTSYQPH; this is translated from the coding sequence ATGCTAACTCCATCACCCACCGAAGAATATTCTCTTCAAACTAACCTCAATCTCTACGAATCTCCCAACTGCGAAAATTTAGTAACCCAAGCAGCGACGGGACGACAGCTATGCCTTCTTTCTGTGCGCGATTCTGCCCTGGAAGTTTGTTTGTGCGAAGATGGTTATTCGGGATGGTTGCCTCGTTCGAGTGTCAGCGCATTGCAACCTGCAACAACGGCGTATCAACCCCAAAAATATTCCCGCGCAGAAATCGAGCAGAAAATTCCCCAAATCATTGCCTTTACTCGCGCCGCCATGCAATGCCCCAATTATTACCTGTGGGGTGGAACTGTCGCGCCAAATTACGATTGTTCGGGACTGATGCAGGCGGCGTTTGCGGCTTCGGGAATTTGGTTACCCAGAGATTCCTATCAGCAAGCAGCATTTACCCAATCCATTGAAATCGAAGAATTGCGTCCCGGCGATTTGATTTTTTTCCAGCAAACCGCGAGGGTGAGTCATGTAGCGCTTTATTTGGGAGAGGGTCAATATATCCACAGTTCTGGCAAAGATATTGGACGCGATGGAATTGGCATTGACCAGCTTTCGGAAGACAGTAATGAGGTGAGTCGCGCTTACTACCAACAATTATGGGGTGCGGGAAGAGTGATGACCAGCTATCAACCCCACTAG